A window from Candidatus Sysuiplasma acidicola encodes these proteins:
- a CDS encoding PAC2 family protein: MACDVNIRNLKQVVLKDGILIESSTGVGMVAGIAASHIIASYGMDQVAAMDSDDFPPVSIVYNARPKLPSRVYCSEAKNLAIFTSEIPLPVKTHRAVASSLLKWGLNAGCRTFVSLDGIPAEKNNRAEGEKPHLWAVGTTDTARSYIERAGLEQLQTGMISGTSAIMLNEGRVSKYDVIGLFVEAREDIPDATGAAMLVQGLNMLFSPLNFAIKPLLDEAKQIQLQIEHMRKQGEPATKESYSIYG, from the coding sequence ATGGCATGTGATGTGAACATCAGGAATCTGAAGCAGGTGGTGTTAAAGGACGGAATACTGATTGAAAGCTCTACCGGCGTTGGAATGGTGGCAGGTATAGCCGCCAGCCACATAATAGCAAGTTATGGCATGGACCAAGTTGCCGCGATGGATTCGGATGATTTCCCTCCAGTGTCAATTGTGTACAACGCAAGGCCCAAGCTTCCGTCACGTGTATATTGCTCCGAAGCGAAGAATCTGGCCATATTCACAAGCGAGATACCCTTGCCGGTGAAGACACACAGGGCCGTTGCCAGCTCCCTTCTGAAATGGGGATTGAATGCCGGATGCAGGACATTCGTTTCGCTCGACGGCATACCTGCAGAGAAGAACAACAGAGCAGAAGGCGAGAAACCGCATCTATGGGCGGTTGGCACGACGGATACCGCGAGAAGTTATATTGAAAGGGCTGGTCTCGAGCAGCTGCAGACGGGAATGATATCAGGCACATCTGCAATAATGCTCAACGAAGGTAGAGTGAGCAAATACGATGTCATAGGCCTTTTTGTGGAGGCAAGGGAGGACATACCTGATGCTACTGGTGCCGCCATGCTAGTCCAGGGGCTCAACATGCTTTTCAGTCCGTTGAACTTCGCCATAAAACCACTGCTGGACGAGGCGAAACAGATTCAATTGCAGATAGAGCATATGAGGAAACAGGGAGAACCTGCGACAAAGGAATCATACAGCATATACGGGTGA
- the thiL gene encoding thiamine-phosphate kinase, with protein MDLLRHVFKSPPSPTGMGDDCAVVKMGRETLLFTSDMLTESAHFRYCRNPEQKGRMAMAVNLSDIAAMGGKPEFALVSIGIPHSMCHTDVIQFARGISRAAEEYGVRVLGGDTKSAYELTASITVCGKAIAKPMLRSGARSGDYLAVTGKLGAASSAYYSLNRGLSDNPGRLCNPFPRVAEGMKLAESGAVTAAMDITDGLALSAWYVSRASGVSIEIDRGAIPVDDRLKKLNVSEEERENMLLYWGGDYELLFTVSRDSALSRLRKEKALDFTVIGRVKSGSGVHLLDGGQRRKLNEEGYDSLAQGTA; from the coding sequence GTGGATTTGTTGAGACATGTATTCAAGTCACCTCCTTCCCCTACCGGCATGGGTGACGACTGCGCAGTCGTGAAGATGGGCCGCGAGACACTGCTGTTTACATCAGACATGCTGACGGAGTCTGCCCATTTCAGATACTGCAGGAATCCGGAACAGAAGGGCAGAATGGCAATGGCCGTCAATTTAAGCGATATCGCGGCGATGGGAGGGAAGCCGGAATTTGCTTTGGTTTCTATTGGCATCCCGCATTCGATGTGTCACACGGACGTCATCCAATTTGCGAGGGGGATATCGCGCGCAGCGGAGGAATATGGTGTGAGAGTCCTAGGCGGCGACACAAAGAGTGCATATGAGCTTACCGCCTCCATCACTGTATGTGGGAAGGCGATCGCGAAGCCAATGCTTAGGAGTGGCGCTCGCTCAGGCGACTACCTGGCAGTCACCGGAAAGCTCGGCGCCGCTTCCAGTGCTTATTATTCCCTCAACCGGGGATTATCTGACAATCCGGGGCGGCTCTGTAATCCCTTTCCCCGAGTCGCTGAGGGCATGAAGCTGGCAGAAAGTGGCGCAGTGACGGCAGCTATGGATATAACGGACGGGCTTGCCTTGTCCGCGTGGTACGTGAGCAGGGCAAGCGGCGTCAGTATAGAAATAGACCGCGGGGCGATACCCGTTGACGACAGGCTCAAAAAGCTGAATGTCAGTGAAGAGGAACGCGAGAATATGCTCCTGTACTGGGGGGGCGACTATGAATTGCTCTTCACTGTTAGTCGCGACAGCGCGCTGTCACGATTAAGGAAGGAAAAGGCGCTGGACTTCACCGTCATAGGCAGAGTAAAATCGGGAAGTGGTGTTCATCTGCTTGACGGCGGACAGAGGCGAAAATTGAATGAAGAGGGATATGACAGCCTCGCGCAGGGCACAGCATGA